Proteins encoded within one genomic window of Nitrospira sp.:
- the leuD gene encoding 3-isopropylmalate dehydratase small subunit, whose translation MEPFTTLTGLVAPLDQINVDTDQIIPKQFLKTIKRTGLREGLFFDWRKKQDGSPDPDFFLNQPRYQSASILLTRDNFGCGSSREHAPWALLDQGFRCIIAPSFADIFYNNCFQNGILPVALKADEVLALMKHAVETEGYRLTVDLANQTVTTPEKTAYRFEIDPFRKECLYRGLDSIGLTLQHEQAISAYETRRKTEAPWLFGDIHA comes from the coding sequence ATGGAACCGTTTACTACTCTCACTGGTCTCGTGGCCCCATTGGATCAAATCAATGTCGACACCGACCAAATTATTCCGAAGCAGTTTTTAAAGACCATCAAACGGACAGGGCTCCGGGAAGGTCTCTTTTTTGACTGGAGAAAGAAACAAGATGGATCACCTGATCCTGACTTTTTCTTGAATCAACCCCGCTATCAATCGGCCTCGATCTTATTGACGCGCGATAATTTTGGGTGCGGCTCATCCCGCGAACATGCTCCCTGGGCGCTGTTGGACCAGGGATTCCGATGCATCATCGCGCCGAGCTTTGCGGACATTTTTTATAACAACTGTTTTCAAAACGGCATTCTTCCCGTTGCGCTCAAGGCAGACGAAGTGCTGGCCCTCATGAAGCACGCCGTTGAGACCGAGGGATACCGGCTCACGGTCGATCTCGCGAACCAAACGGTCACGACACCAGAGAAAACGGCCTATCGGTTTGAGATCGACCCCTTCCGAAAAGAGTGTCTCTACCGGGGGCTCGATTCGATCGGCCTCACACTCCAACACGAGCAGGCCATCTCAGCCTATGAGACTCGTCGGAAGACTGAGGCTCCCTGGCTCTTCGGTGACATTCACGCGTAA
- a CDS encoding ribosome maturation factor RimP produces the protein MIDRLHEIISPILWTLGLELIDIVCVGRGPRSVVRVLIDKPGGVTITDCEQAHKALGPALDVADPFPHAYTLEVSSPGLDRPFQRTQDYQRAIGKQVNLKLRQPLDGQWRIAGELMQADEHLVVLTIAAHRASQVIQLSREIIAEAKLVVKI, from the coding sequence GTGATCGACCGATTGCACGAAATCATTTCACCGATTTTATGGACGCTTGGGCTCGAATTGATCGATATCGTCTGTGTTGGTCGAGGTCCGCGTTCCGTCGTTCGTGTGTTGATCGATAAACCGGGTGGCGTGACCATCACCGACTGTGAGCAAGCACATAAGGCTCTAGGGCCGGCACTCGATGTGGCCGATCCGTTCCCTCACGCCTATACGCTTGAAGTCTCATCTCCAGGTTTGGATCGCCCGTTCCAGAGAACTCAGGACTATCAGCGGGCGATTGGGAAACAGGTGAATCTCAAGCTTCGCCAGCCTCTCGACGGTCAGTGGCGGATTGCCGGAGAGTTGATGCAAGCTGATGAGCATCTCGTTGTGCTGACGATAGCCGCGCATCGAGCTTCTCAGGTGATCCAGCTCAGTCGCGAGATCATCGCGGAAGCGAAATTGGTTGTGAAAATTTAA
- the nusA gene encoding transcription termination/antitermination protein NusA, translating into MNRELISVIDEIGRQKGIDKARVIGAIESALQTAAKKRFGQAENIQVEMDPKTGEISVVSKKIIVETVSNPKAEISLQEARQYDSEAEVGDEIGSLIEMNELGRIAAQTAKQVIFQKVREAEWEAVQKEYSTRQGDLVTGIILGMERRNYLVDLGKTEALLPIQEQIPRETYRRGDRVKAMLLEVRRTPKDVQVILSRSHPQFVAKLFELEVPEIMEKIIEIKSVVREPGDRTKIAVTSREKAVDPVGACVGIKGSRVQAVVRELRGEKIDIITWTQDPRVFIAEALNPATIEKVGIDEEKKSALVVAADSQLSLAIGKNGQNVRLAARLTGWKIDIISATEYEKEKVERDKEIKAALAEEAEAQRLQEEARQAARAEEATSGSE; encoded by the coding sequence ATGAACCGAGAACTGATTTCAGTGATTGACGAAATCGGGCGCCAAAAAGGAATTGACAAGGCCCGCGTGATCGGAGCCATCGAATCCGCTCTGCAGACTGCCGCAAAGAAGCGTTTCGGGCAGGCTGAAAACATTCAGGTTGAGATGGATCCGAAAACAGGTGAAATTTCCGTCGTCTCTAAGAAGATCATCGTCGAGACGGTCAGCAATCCGAAAGCTGAAATTTCGCTGCAAGAAGCTCGTCAATACGACAGCGAAGCCGAAGTGGGGGACGAAATCGGGTCCCTGATTGAAATGAACGAATTGGGGAGAATTGCCGCTCAAACCGCCAAGCAGGTCATCTTTCAAAAGGTTCGCGAGGCCGAGTGGGAGGCGGTGCAAAAGGAATACTCGACGAGGCAGGGTGATTTGGTCACCGGCATCATTCTCGGGATGGAGCGCCGCAATTACTTGGTGGACCTCGGAAAGACGGAGGCGCTTCTTCCGATCCAAGAGCAGATCCCGCGTGAAACCTACCGGCGCGGTGATCGAGTCAAAGCCATGCTCCTGGAAGTTCGTCGGACCCCGAAGGATGTACAAGTGATTTTGTCACGCAGCCACCCGCAATTCGTGGCGAAGCTCTTTGAGCTTGAAGTGCCGGAAATTATGGAGAAGATCATCGAAATCAAATCGGTTGTTCGGGAACCTGGCGACCGTACGAAGATCGCCGTAACCTCGCGGGAAAAGGCCGTGGATCCGGTGGGAGCCTGCGTCGGCATTAAAGGTTCTCGTGTGCAAGCGGTTGTCCGTGAGTTGCGTGGTGAGAAGATCGACATCATTACCTGGACGCAGGATCCGCGGGTGTTCATTGCGGAAGCGCTAAATCCCGCTACCATCGAAAAGGTCGGTATCGACGAGGAGAAGAAGTCGGCGCTCGTGGTCGCTGCTGATTCCCAGCTATCCCTGGCCATCGGAAAAAATGGTCAGAATGTCAGGCTTGCGGCACGCTTGACAGGATGGAAGATCGATATCATCAGCGCGACGGAATACGAAAAGGAAAAAGTGGAGCGCGATAAGGAAATCAAAGCGGCACTGGCGGAGGAAGCGGAGGCGCAGCGACTGCAGGAAGAAGCCCGGCAAGCTGCGAGAGCGGAAGAGGCAACGAGCGGATCAGAGTAG
- a CDS encoding DUF192 domain-containing protein, translating into MGKNEVSTLLQMSSHQSQASDREQKKKRIIMMVLLALLLMSASVFLVERKESSVIVVTFPSGVELEAEVADTPEKLLFGLAFREALPTNGGMLYIFEENGLHRVTTREYRFPIDILWVDESHHVVHLLEQAEPCAKDPCPLFGPPPEAARYVIQAESGFIKKAGVAKNDELKYALRL; encoded by the coding sequence ATGGGAAAAAACGAAGTCAGTACTCTTCTCCAGATGTCCAGTCATCAGAGTCAAGCGAGTGATCGGGAGCAGAAAAAGAAGCGGATCATCATGATGGTCCTGCTGGCGCTGCTATTGATGAGTGCCTCGGTGTTTCTCGTTGAGCGCAAAGAATCGAGTGTGATTGTGGTGACGTTTCCCAGTGGCGTCGAACTCGAGGCTGAGGTGGCTGATACTCCTGAGAAGCTTCTCTTTGGGCTGGCCTTTCGAGAGGCATTACCAACTAACGGTGGCATGTTGTATATCTTTGAAGAAAATGGTCTTCATCGGGTCACGACCCGGGAATATCGATTCCCCATTGATATTCTCTGGGTTGATGAGAGTCACCATGTCGTGCATTTGCTTGAGCAGGCAGAGCCCTGCGCCAAAGATCCTTGCCCATTGTTTGGGCCGCCACCTGAAGCGGCGCGCTATGTGATACAGGCGGAGTCTGGATTCATTAAAAAGGCGGGAGTCGCAAAAAACGATGAACTCAAATATGCCCTTCGCCTCTAG
- a CDS encoding CBS domain-containing protein, which yields MPIIVAVNGIAEVYPAKLVTPRYNRTEAAADREHHGQQASTLDHPALIAHTAYQQQGSDRSHPTLAVLARDLMTTPVFSLPSDSPLLDAWTIMSHKGFHHIPITSVHGTLVGMLSYRDLLQHVPELISTADTRQASHKHAAEIMTPRVISATPTTEIREIARVMLEEQIHAVPILDQTRRLVGILSTQDLLHGIANHAPLELWT from the coding sequence ATGCCCATTATTGTGGCAGTCAACGGGATTGCGGAAGTCTATCCGGCAAAGCTCGTGACCCCACGGTACAACCGCACGGAGGCTGCGGCAGATCGGGAGCACCATGGCCAACAGGCATCGACGTTGGACCACCCCGCCTTGATTGCACACACCGCGTATCAACAACAGGGCTCTGACCGATCACACCCTACACTGGCGGTCCTGGCCCGAGACTTGATGACGACACCTGTCTTCTCTCTCCCATCCGACAGTCCGCTGCTTGATGCGTGGACGATCATGTCTCACAAGGGATTCCACCATATCCCCATCACGTCAGTACATGGCACGCTCGTAGGAATGCTTTCCTATCGAGACCTCCTCCAGCATGTACCTGAATTGATCTCAACGGCCGATACACGACAGGCTTCCCACAAGCATGCTGCCGAGATCATGACCCCGCGAGTCATCTCGGCAACACCGACCACAGAGATCCGCGAAATCGCTCGAGTCATGCTGGAGGAGCAGATCCATGCCGTTCCAATTCTGGATCAGACCCGTCGTTTGGTCGGCATACTTTCCACGCAAGACCTGCTCCATGGCATCGCGAACCATGCTCCCCTCGAACTGTGGACCTGA
- the leuC gene encoding 3-isopropylmalate dehydratase large subunit, whose protein sequence is MAGKTLFDKIWESHVVREEPDGTTLLYIDRQLVHEVTSPQAFEGLKLAGRRPRRPAATLAVPDHNVPTTDRKLPIADHISAKQIQTLEENCRDFGITFFGMDDIRQGVVHVIGPEQGFTLPGTTIVCGDSHTSTHGAFGALAFGIGTSEVEHVLATQCLVQKRPKTMEVRVEGTLSDRCSAKDIILAIIGKIGTAGGTGYVIEYTGSAIRALSMEGRMTLCNMSIEGGARAGLVAPDEKTTVYVKGRPLTPTGELFERAMKAWQSLKTDPDARYDAVVTLRAEEIAPQVSWGTSPGMVTGVDQKVPDPQTIADAKTKSATERALNYMGLSPNTPITDIKIDKVFIGSCTNSRIEDLRLAASLAKGRKVAASVHAMVVPGSGLVKQQAEAEGLDRVFRDAGFEWREAGCSMCLAMNADVLQPGERCASTSNRNFEGRQGAGGRTHLVSPAMAVAAAIEGHFVDIRHWS, encoded by the coding sequence ATGGCCGGCAAGACACTGTTCGATAAAATTTGGGAATCGCATGTTGTCCGCGAGGAGCCTGACGGAACCACCCTTCTGTACATCGATCGGCAACTCGTGCATGAGGTGACATCACCGCAGGCCTTCGAAGGGTTGAAGCTTGCCGGTCGCCGCCCACGCCGCCCCGCTGCCACACTCGCGGTGCCGGATCACAATGTCCCGACGACCGACCGGAAACTGCCGATCGCCGATCACATTAGTGCGAAGCAAATTCAAACCCTTGAGGAAAACTGCCGTGACTTTGGCATTACCTTCTTCGGCATGGATGATATCCGACAAGGCGTGGTCCACGTCATCGGTCCCGAACAAGGGTTCACGCTTCCAGGAACGACGATCGTGTGTGGAGATTCTCATACATCTACCCATGGGGCATTCGGTGCATTGGCATTCGGTATTGGAACCAGCGAAGTCGAGCATGTCTTGGCCACACAGTGCCTCGTCCAGAAACGACCCAAAACGATGGAAGTCCGGGTTGAGGGAACCCTGTCTGATCGCTGTTCGGCCAAGGACATTATTTTGGCAATTATCGGAAAAATCGGCACGGCCGGCGGCACCGGTTATGTCATCGAATACACAGGGTCGGCGATTCGCGCACTGAGCATGGAAGGGCGTATGACCCTCTGCAACATGTCGATCGAGGGAGGAGCCCGTGCTGGGCTGGTAGCCCCCGATGAAAAAACGACCGTCTATGTAAAGGGGCGCCCGCTCACCCCGACGGGAGAGTTGTTCGAACGGGCTATGAAGGCGTGGCAGTCGCTCAAGACCGATCCGGATGCCCGCTATGATGCCGTCGTCACCCTGCGAGCGGAAGAGATTGCCCCGCAGGTCAGTTGGGGAACAAGTCCGGGAATGGTGACAGGTGTGGATCAAAAGGTCCCGGACCCTCAAACGATCGCCGATGCCAAAACCAAGAGTGCGACGGAACGCGCCTTGAACTATATGGGACTATCTCCCAATACGCCGATCACCGACATCAAAATCGACAAGGTCTTCATTGGCTCCTGCACCAACTCACGCATTGAAGATTTGCGATTGGCGGCCAGCCTGGCCAAAGGTCGGAAGGTAGCCGCATCCGTCCATGCCATGGTGGTCCCAGGGTCAGGACTCGTCAAGCAACAGGCCGAGGCGGAAGGACTTGATCGCGTATTTCGTGATGCAGGATTTGAATGGCGAGAGGCAGGATGCAGCATGTGCCTGGCGATGAATGCGGACGTCCTGCAACCAGGGGAACGTTGTGCCTCCACCAGCAATCGCAATTTCGAGGGCCGCCAAGGCGCAGGCGGGAGAACCCATTTAGTCTCCCCTGCTATGGCAGTCGCAGCGGCCATCGAAGGACACTTCGTCGATATTCGACATTGGAGTTGA
- a CDS encoding MEKHLA domain-containing protein yields the protein MEWSQFLLDSYRHWVGKELVARVGDERAQAQRLFEASCIVVSHGVEPDPVLNYGNQVALDLWEVSWEQFTATPSRLTAEADNRPERERMLAQARAQGYYDGYTGVRISSTGRRFVVDRAIIWTVIDLAGSPVGQAATFSFDLAGRKSTS from the coding sequence ATGGAGTGGAGTCAGTTCTTGCTGGACAGTTATCGCCATTGGGTCGGGAAAGAGTTGGTTGCGCGGGTCGGAGATGAGAGGGCGCAAGCGCAGCGACTGTTCGAAGCCTCATGTATTGTGGTGTCGCATGGTGTTGAGCCCGATCCGGTCTTGAATTATGGCAACCAAGTCGCCCTAGATTTGTGGGAGGTTTCCTGGGAGCAATTCACCGCGACTCCCTCGCGACTGACGGCTGAAGCCGATAACCGACCAGAGCGGGAGCGGATGTTGGCGCAAGCGAGAGCCCAAGGCTACTATGATGGTTACACAGGAGTGCGGATTTCATCAACGGGCCGTCGTTTTGTGGTTGACCGGGCGATAATTTGGACCGTGATCGATTTAGCCGGAAGTCCCGTTGGGCAAGCGGCGACATTTTCATTTGATCTGGCGGGAAGGAAATCCACGAGCTAG
- the infB gene encoding translation initiation factor IF-2, translating to MRVYELAKKLGMENRVLIPELKKMGVSVTSHSSALDDGIVQKVLEKLAPQSKGQGPGSEGDVAPRSVHGMGQGKAVASKGQPAEESPKPDKRRILIKRKKEEEPAEVLASSSTVEIERIPQPEPSVSAITPPSVAPEQPALEAIVAPSPLVEAVQEEVVVPPPAAVAPPVVPPKSDDVQPKVIAAPPPVATTTVESVLGKKKSMAFEAIEAEGQKDKAKKVRKVGRPKDDQQDVKFREDAARWQDLRAIPVQRRDDRSKHLHHSVPSEVTKPRRKSVKVTPRTTVKEFAELIGQRPADIVRKLMDMGQMLTFHQPMNLDAASMLAEESGVKIDIAVEKVGDDLLQDVLETGGEERPEPRPPVVTIMGHVDHGKTSLLDAIRQTNVAEGEAGGITQHIGAYTVSVRGKQVTFLDTPGHEAFTAMRARGAKVTDVVILVVAADDGVMPQTIEAIHHAKAAGVPLIVAMNKIDKPTANPDRVKNALSEHGLISEAWGGDTIMVEVSAKQKTGLDTLLEMILLQAEVLELKADPHRQAKGTVIEAKIERGRGPVATVLVQSGTLRVGDAYVVGMFSGRVRALINDRGEKTQQAGPSIPVEVIGLPGVPSAGDVFHVVSNERVAREIAEERAQKRRAAELTGPTKVSLDDLFAKIQEGSVKELAIVIKADVQGSSEALAGAVEKLSTDAVKLRVIHNAVGGIMESDVLLAAASRAIIIGFNIRPEPKATALAEQQGVDVRLYTIIYDAIADIKAAMEGLLEPTLKERVLGRAEVRQVFMIPKVGAVAGAYVLDGLLSRTSAGVRVIRDNVVVYQGKFGSLRRFKDDVREVQQGYECGLSIENFNDVKTGDIVEAYTIDKIAAKL from the coding sequence ATGCGCGTATACGAACTTGCGAAAAAGTTGGGTATGGAAAATCGCGTGCTCATCCCGGAGCTCAAGAAAATGGGTGTGTCGGTAACCTCCCATAGCAGTGCTCTGGATGATGGGATCGTGCAGAAAGTCCTGGAGAAGCTTGCTCCTCAATCTAAAGGGCAGGGACCCGGGAGTGAGGGGGATGTTGCGCCCAGGTCCGTTCACGGGATGGGGCAGGGCAAAGCTGTGGCCAGTAAGGGTCAACCGGCAGAAGAATCGCCAAAGCCGGACAAGCGGCGTATTTTGATCAAGCGTAAGAAAGAAGAAGAGCCAGCGGAGGTTCTTGCGTCTTCCTCGACTGTGGAAATCGAACGCATACCTCAGCCTGAACCGTCAGTCTCAGCCATCACTCCGCCATCAGTTGCTCCAGAGCAACCTGCTCTTGAGGCGATTGTCGCTCCCAGCCCACTGGTGGAAGCTGTTCAGGAGGAAGTCGTGGTGCCGCCTCCAGCGGCAGTTGCGCCTCCTGTGGTGCCCCCCAAGTCGGATGACGTACAGCCCAAGGTGATCGCCGCTCCGCCTCCTGTTGCGACTACGACGGTTGAATCCGTCCTGGGTAAAAAAAAGAGCATGGCGTTTGAGGCCATTGAGGCCGAAGGACAGAAGGATAAAGCCAAGAAAGTCCGAAAGGTAGGTCGCCCCAAAGATGATCAGCAGGATGTAAAATTTAGGGAGGATGCTGCACGCTGGCAAGATCTCCGAGCCATTCCAGTGCAGCGTCGTGACGACCGATCGAAGCATCTCCATCATAGTGTTCCCTCCGAGGTGACTAAGCCTCGACGAAAGAGTGTCAAGGTTACCCCTCGAACCACGGTCAAGGAATTTGCTGAGTTGATCGGCCAGCGTCCGGCCGACATTGTTCGTAAACTCATGGATATGGGACAGATGTTGACCTTTCACCAGCCCATGAATCTGGATGCGGCGTCGATGCTGGCGGAGGAGAGTGGCGTCAAGATCGACATTGCCGTTGAAAAAGTAGGGGACGACTTGTTGCAGGATGTACTGGAGACCGGCGGTGAGGAACGACCTGAGCCTCGTCCACCCGTCGTGACCATCATGGGTCATGTTGATCACGGGAAAACATCGTTACTCGATGCCATCCGTCAAACCAATGTTGCCGAGGGGGAGGCGGGAGGCATCACACAGCACATTGGTGCTTATACGGTCTCAGTGCGGGGCAAGCAGGTGACCTTCTTGGATACGCCAGGTCATGAAGCGTTCACGGCTATGCGAGCTCGGGGGGCGAAGGTCACGGACGTCGTTATTCTGGTTGTTGCCGCCGACGATGGGGTCATGCCCCAGACCATTGAGGCCATCCATCATGCGAAAGCGGCCGGAGTTCCTCTGATCGTCGCGATGAACAAAATTGATAAACCCACCGCGAACCCTGATCGTGTCAAGAATGCACTTTCAGAGCATGGACTCATTTCTGAAGCCTGGGGTGGCGATACGATTATGGTAGAGGTATCGGCCAAACAGAAAACGGGTCTCGATACTCTTTTGGAAATGATTCTTCTCCAGGCTGAAGTGCTTGAGTTAAAGGCAGACCCTCACCGACAAGCTAAGGGTACGGTCATCGAAGCCAAAATTGAACGGGGGAGAGGGCCGGTTGCCACAGTTCTCGTGCAGAGCGGGACGTTACGGGTGGGCGATGCTTATGTCGTGGGCATGTTTAGTGGTCGCGTGCGAGCGCTCATCAATGATCGGGGTGAGAAGACGCAGCAGGCGGGGCCGTCCATTCCTGTTGAAGTCATTGGATTGCCCGGCGTCCCTTCGGCGGGGGATGTCTTCCATGTCGTATCGAATGAGCGGGTTGCTAGAGAGATTGCCGAAGAGCGAGCGCAAAAACGCAGGGCAGCTGAATTGACTGGGCCGACGAAAGTCTCGCTTGATGATCTCTTTGCAAAAATTCAAGAAGGCTCGGTGAAGGAATTGGCCATCGTCATCAAAGCCGATGTGCAGGGTTCCTCGGAAGCCTTGGCTGGGGCCGTTGAAAAGCTATCGACCGATGCGGTCAAGCTTCGGGTTATTCATAATGCCGTGGGCGGCATCATGGAATCCGACGTCCTACTCGCAGCAGCATCGCGGGCGATCATCATCGGTTTCAATATCAGACCTGAGCCAAAAGCCACGGCGTTGGCCGAACAGCAGGGGGTCGATGTCCGCCTCTATACGATCATCTATGACGCCATTGCCGACATTAAAGCCGCGATGGAAGGTTTGCTTGAGCCAACGTTGAAGGAACGTGTCCTCGGACGTGCGGAGGTCCGTCAGGTCTTTATGATTCCCAAAGTCGGCGCAGTGGCAGGCGCCTATGTGCTCGATGGACTTCTCTCTCGTACGAGTGCAGGGGTTCGTGTGATTCGGGACAATGTGGTGGTGTATCAAGGTAAGTTTGGCTCCTTGAGGCGATTTAAAGACGATGTGCGTGAGGTTCAGCAAGGGTATGAATGTGGCTTGAGCATCGAGAACTTTAATGATGTAAAAACGGGAGACATCGTCGAAGCGTATACGATCGATAAAATAGCAGCCAAACTCTAG
- a CDS encoding 4Fe-4S dicluster domain-containing protein — translation MALLITDECISCGACLPECPNEAIFETRSDAESKGNHVGDGQGVGDNIYVIAHDRCTECVGHFDEPQCAAVCPVDNCCISDPLYPETTEVLLERAKTLNPDKGIDPAKVWSGVRN, via the coding sequence ATGGCTCTACTGATTACGGATGAGTGCATTTCTTGCGGGGCATGCCTACCGGAATGTCCCAATGAAGCAATTTTTGAAACCAGAAGCGACGCTGAGTCCAAAGGGAACCATGTTGGTGACGGACAAGGAGTCGGCGATAATATTTATGTCATTGCCCATGACCGATGCACCGAGTGCGTCGGCCATTTCGACGAACCCCAATGCGCGGCCGTCTGCCCGGTGGATAATTGCTGTATCTCCGACCCTCTCTATCCAGAGACGACAGAGGTCCTTCTGGAAAGAGCAAAGACCCTGAATCCCGATAAAGGGATAGACCCAGCTAAGGTATGGAGTGGGGTCAGAAACTAA
- the dat gene encoding D-amino-acid transaminase encodes MPDIAFINGRFLPWQDATVSIDDRGFQFGDAVYEVIRTYRGAPFEVGAHLDRLDRSATELSIPQPYTRRQWMQWIQHGLSLAGYQDAKIYVQLTRGVAPRDHTFPSESRPTAVMTIRALHPLSPETRRNGVTACTCEDLRWGRCDIKSVNLLANVLAREEARKAGVFEAILVRDGFVMEGAVSNVMVVQGGVIITAPESPRILSGVTRTVVLQLAREEEVVVDERFLSIDSLYQADEVFLTGTTLEVLGVVQIDGKPIGSGHPGPITQALAARWALLTG; translated from the coding sequence ATGCCAGACATTGCCTTTATTAATGGCCGTTTCCTTCCGTGGCAGGATGCGACGGTTTCCATCGATGATCGCGGGTTTCAATTCGGGGATGCCGTCTATGAAGTGATTCGAACCTATCGAGGCGCTCCCTTTGAAGTGGGTGCACATCTTGATCGGCTTGATCGAAGCGCGACGGAACTCTCCATTCCCCAGCCTTATACCAGAAGACAGTGGATGCAGTGGATTCAGCATGGGCTAAGTCTTGCTGGGTATCAGGATGCCAAGATCTATGTTCAGCTGACACGCGGAGTAGCTCCGCGTGATCATACCTTCCCTTCCGAGAGTCGCCCGACAGCCGTCATGACGATTCGAGCACTCCATCCTCTTAGTCCAGAGACGCGGCGCAACGGCGTGACGGCCTGTACTTGTGAGGATCTGCGATGGGGGCGATGTGATATCAAAAGCGTCAATTTACTGGCCAACGTGCTGGCTCGTGAGGAGGCGCGCAAGGCGGGTGTGTTCGAGGCTATCCTAGTTCGCGACGGCTTTGTCATGGAAGGGGCCGTGAGCAATGTGATGGTTGTTCAGGGGGGCGTCATCATCACGGCTCCCGAAAGCCCGCGCATTCTGTCTGGCGTGACCAGGACGGTCGTGCTGCAGCTAGCAAGAGAGGAAGAGGTTGTCGTCGACGAGCGATTTCTGTCGATCGACTCCCTCTACCAAGCAGACGAAGTCTTTCTCACTGGTACCACGCTTGAAGTCCTCGGAGTCGTTCAGATCGACGGGAAACCCATCGGCTCCGGTCACCCTGGTCCAATCACCCAGGCCTTGGCCGCTCGATGGGCATTACTGACGGGCTAG
- a CDS encoding Rieske 2Fe-2S domain-containing protein, translating into MDGFQKVGQVEDVPPGQSKIVKVNDRPIALFNVDGKFYAIHNSCPHEGGPLIEGRLKGYVIACPWHDLAFDIRNGQGTDGGGYCVGSYEVLVEGTEILIGPRKKI; encoded by the coding sequence ATGGATGGGTTTCAAAAGGTCGGCCAGGTTGAAGACGTGCCTCCAGGACAGTCGAAGATTGTCAAGGTCAATGATCGTCCGATCGCGCTGTTCAATGTCGACGGGAAGTTTTACGCCATTCATAACAGCTGCCCTCACGAAGGAGGACCTCTCATTGAAGGTCGGCTCAAGGGCTACGTCATTGCCTGCCCCTGGCACGATCTTGCGTTCGACATCCGAAATGGACAAGGTACGGATGGGGGTGGTTATTGTGTAGGAAGTTACGAGGTTCTGGTGGAAGGGACCGAGATTCTCATCGGTCCGAGGAAGAAAATATGA
- a CDS encoding protease inhibitor I42 family protein → MNTTGVEPVSMYDAGDSRQVMVDQPFVLQLWEDRTRGEQWVASYDTKGLTLLSDEFLRIASNNAVENGQRIFEFAAVQPGVYYVVFEKRMGWKFTAEDRRLFKIEAQPPTGN, encoded by the coding sequence GTGAATACCACCGGTGTCGAGCCTGTTTCAATGTATGATGCCGGGGATTCCCGCCAGGTCATGGTTGACCAACCCTTTGTCCTGCAGTTGTGGGAAGATCGGACAAGAGGTGAGCAATGGGTCGCCTCGTATGATACCAAAGGACTTACGCTGCTCAGCGACGAATTTCTTCGTATCGCGAGTAATAACGCCGTCGAAAACGGACAACGCATTTTTGAGTTTGCGGCAGTACAGCCGGGGGTATACTACGTGGTGTTCGAAAAGCGTATGGGGTGGAAATTCACCGCAGAAGATCGTCGCCTTTTCAAGATAGAGGCGCAGCCACCCACGGGGAATTGA